The following proteins are co-located in the Solanum pennellii chromosome 1, SPENNV200 genome:
- the LOC114076764 gene encoding basic proline-rich protein-like — MGTPSKLGQWPLLVYAFAFCLIAISVVADYKPHIDDSPSLSYRYRPRSPPPPPPRRRYYYKSPPPPPPRRRYYYRSPPPPPPRRRYYYKSPPPPPPRRRYYYRSPPPPPPRYRHYYKSPPPPSLSPPSPRRRHYYKSPPPPSPSPLPPHYYKSPLPPSPPPPPNYYHHPPPPPTYNYESPPPPPPSPSPPPPYYNNPPPPLTPSPSPPYYHNPPPPIHSPPPPLPSSSPSPPLITPVNEPSPSPFPLPSPPPSPFPSPPLIAPIDGPSPLPSPPLIEPTDGPSPSPSPLPSPPLIEPTDGPSPLPSPPLIEPTDEPSPSPSPLSSPPFIEPTDGPSPSPSPLPSALLISPTNGPSPLPSPPLIEPTDGPSPSPLPSPPLIEPTAGPSPSPSPPLIEPTDGPSPSSLPSPPLIEPTAVPSPSPSPPSIEPTEGPSPLPSPPLIEPTDGPSPSSSPLPYPPLIAPTDGPSPSLFPSPTLIEPTDGPSSFPLPSPPLIEPTDGPSPLPSPPLIEPTDAPSPFSSPPLIAPTDGPSPSPLPSPPLIVPIDGPSPSPLPSPPLIEPTVGPSPSLLPLPPLIAPTDRPSPLSSPPLIEPTDGPSSLPSPPLIAPTDEPSPSPSPLPSLIAPTDGPSPSPLPSPIDGPSPHPPPLINSPPPLSPSPPPPPPPPVNFPPPPPPSPSPPPPPPPLSPSPPPPSPSPPPPPSTSPPPPLSPSPPPPINSPPPPSPSPPPPPLPPLCNNVSPPPPSLFPFPIPFPLLRTPPPPPNCTPPPPLINSPSPPSPSLPPPPSPSPPPPVKSPPPPSPSPPPPPPPPPCNNKSPPPPSLFPFPIPFPWLRTPPPPPNCTPPSPPPPVKSPPPPPFQIILPPFPRLPLPPIPPLPRLPPFPRLPTFPIFPLPFGRLP, encoded by the coding sequence ATGGGAACACCATCAAAGTTGGGGCAATGGCCCCTTCTTGTTTATGCTTTTGCCTTTTGCTTGATAGCTATTAGTGTAGTAGCTGATTATAAGCCTCATATTGATGATTCACCATCTTTATCATACCGTTATAGGCCACGGTCGCCTCCACCACCTCCTCCGCGACGTCGTTACTATTATAAATCGCCCCCGCCTCCTCCTCCACGACGTCGCTACTATTATAGATCGCCTCCACCGCCTCCTCCACGACGTCGTTACTATTATAAATCGCCCCCGCCTCCTCCTCCACGACGTCGTTACTATTATAGATCACCTCCACCGCCTCCTCCGCGATACCGTCATTATTATAAATCACCTCCACCTCCATCACTATCACCACCGTCCCCGCGACGTCGTCACTATTATAAATCACCTCCACCTCCATCACCATCACCACTTCCTCCACATTATTACAAATCTCCACTACCGCCTTCTCCACCTCCCCCACCAAATTATTACCATCATCCACCACCACCTCCAACATATAATTATGAAtccccaccaccaccaccaccgtCTCCATCTCCACCGCCACCTTATTACAATAATCCTCCACCACCACTTACTCCATCTCCATCGCCACCTTATTACCATAATCCAccaccaccaatccattctcctCCACCACCACTTCCATCTTCATCGCCGTCACCCCCATTGATTACACCTGTCAATGAACCATCTCCATCTCCATTTCCATTGCCATCACCACCACCATCTCCATTTCCATCACCACCATTGATTGCACCTATTGATGGACCATCTCCATTGCCATCACCACCACTGATTGAACCTACCGATGGACCATCTCCATCTCCATCACCATTGCCATCACCACCATTGATTGAACCTACTGATGGACCATCTCCATTGCCATCACCACCATTGATTGAACCTACCGATGAACCATCTCCATCTCCATCTCCATTGTCATCACCACCATTTATTGAACCTACCGATGGACCATCTCCATCTCCATCTCCATTGCCATCAGCACTATTGATTTCACCTACCAATGGACCATCTCCATTGCCATCACCACCATTGATTGAACCTACCGATGGACCATCTCCATCTCCATTGCCATCACCACCATTGATTGAACCTACCGCTGGACCATCTCCATCGCCATCACCACCATTGATTGAACCTACGGATGGACCATCTCCATCTTCATTGCCATCACCACCATTGATTGAACCTACTGCTGTACCATCTCCATCGCCATCACCACCATCGATTGAACCTACCGAAGGACCATCTCCATTGCCATCTCCACCATTGATTGAACCTACTGATGGACCATCTCCATCTTCATCTCCATTGCCATATCCACCATTGATTGCACCTACGGATGGACCATCTCCATCTCTGTTTCCGTCACCAACATTGATTGAACCTACCGATGGACCATCTTCATTCCCATTGCCATCACCACCATTGATTGAACCTACTGATGGACCATCTCCATTGCCATCACCACCATTGATTGAACCTACCGATGCACCATCTCCATTTTCATCACCGCCATTGATTGCACCTACCGATGGGCCATCTCCATCTCCATTGCCATCACCACCATTAATTGTACCTATCGATGGACCATCTCCATCTCCATTGCCATCACCACCATTGATCGAACCTACCGTTGGACCATCTCCATCTCTTTTGCCATTACCACCACTGATAGCACCTACTGATAGACCATCTCCATTGTCATCACCACCATTGATTGAGCCTACTGATGGACCATCTTCGTTGCCATCACCACCATTAATTGCACCTACTGATGAACCTTCTCCGTCTCCATCTCCATTGCCATCATTAATTGCACCTACCGATGGACCATCTCCATCTCCATTGCCTTCACCTATCGATGGACCATCTCCACATCCACCACCTCTAATAAACTCCCCCCCTCCTCTATCACCATCTccacctccaccaccaccacctccaGTCAATTTCCCGCCTCCTCCACCACCTTCTCCATCTCCACCTCCTCCACCACCTCCCCTATCGCCATCTCCACCTCCACCTTCACCAtctccaccacctcctcctTCTACATCTCCACCTCCACCACTTTCTCCATCTCCACCACCTCCAATTAATTCTCCACCTCCTCCATCACCATCTCCACCTCCACCACCTCTACCTCCGCTTTGCAATAATGTATCTCCTCCCCCACCATCTTTATTCCCTTTCCCAATACCATTTCCCTTGTTGCGAACTCCACCTCCACCACCTAATTGTACTCCTCCACCACCTTTAATAAACTCACCCTCTCCTCCATCACCATCTCTCCCTCCACCACCTTCTCCATCTCCACCACCTCCAGTTAAGTCTCCACCTCCTCCATCACCATCTCCACCTCCaccacctccacctccacctTGCAATAATAAATCTCCTCCCCCACCATCTTTATTCCCTTTTCCAATACCATTTCCCTGGTTGCGAACTCCACCTCCGCCACCTAATTGTACTCCTCCATCTCCACCACCTCCAGTTAAGTCCCCTCCTCCTCCTCCATTTCAAATAATTCTTCCTCCATTTCCACGACTACCTCTACCCCCGATTCCTCCATTGCCACGACTACCTCCATTCCCAAGACTACCTACATTCCCAATTTTTCCACTTCCTTTTGGTCGGCTACCCTAG